A single region of the Bacillus cereus genome encodes:
- a CDS encoding DUF3900 domain-containing protein, whose amino-acid sequence MDFEINFLSFYVVQVEGKGEAVDKRYKHFQTLDAEEYEDSSLKEFLNGELLKISKRKVERHAKTEQAPTKIGRFIVEEGHELDSNPHYNLFNRIRFAEIKENFKDMSEPLVYTYLDTSAVRGGVFLIAQAKLRKYFDDPFVFVMKCDFEPKVASISDESTLIRNVEMAITTKNMKSIQYPYMPEEGMVEVGELKIHQASHARYFEDFLKFVEYERSMPEIMKTQVMDMVYDQIEDVFEEGTEEREQFDQAMEVWAASPKREIMEQFSTEEVMEATAQIVEHAPEVELKLKADHISVKALLADFGDQIHIAKVNDRYVLMIEADTLTFEKGFSPIEFLKPDELQDVIERIENKQQYSYDPNGIE is encoded by the coding sequence ATGGATTTTGAAATAAATTTTCTTTCCTTTTATGTAGTACAAGTAGAAGGAAAAGGTGAAGCAGTTGATAAACGCTATAAACATTTTCAAACATTAGACGCTGAAGAGTATGAAGATAGCTCTTTAAAAGAATTTTTGAATGGTGAATTATTAAAAATTTCAAAGCGAAAAGTAGAACGTCACGCAAAAACAGAACAAGCCCCAACCAAAATTGGTCGCTTTATTGTAGAAGAAGGACATGAACTTGATTCAAACCCTCATTACAACCTTTTTAATCGTATTCGCTTTGCAGAAATAAAAGAAAACTTCAAAGATATGAGCGAACCTCTCGTTTATACATATCTTGACACAAGCGCTGTACGTGGTGGTGTATTTTTAATCGCTCAAGCAAAACTACGCAAATACTTTGATGATCCATTCGTTTTCGTTATGAAATGTGACTTTGAACCGAAAGTTGCTTCTATTTCAGATGAATCAACACTGATTCGTAACGTTGAAATGGCCATCACAACAAAAAACATGAAATCTATCCAATATCCGTACATGCCTGAGGAAGGCATGGTCGAAGTAGGCGAACTAAAAATACACCAAGCATCACACGCCCGTTACTTTGAAGACTTCTTAAAATTCGTCGAATACGAACGCTCTATGCCTGAAATTATGAAAACACAAGTAATGGACATGGTATACGACCAAATTGAAGATGTATTTGAAGAAGGTACTGAAGAACGCGAACAATTCGACCAAGCGATGGAAGTATGGGCTGCCAGTCCGAAACGCGAAATTATGGAACAATTTTCAACCGAAGAAGTAATGGAAGCTACCGCTCAAATCGTCGAGCATGCTCCTGAAGTAGAATTAAAGTTAAAAGCAGATCATATCTCTGTGAAGGCCCTGCTTGCTGATTTTGGAGATCAAATACATATCGCAAAGGTAAATGACCGATACGTACTAATGATCGAAGCAGACACACTTACATTTGAAAAAGGATTCTCTCCAATTGAGTTTCTAAAGCCGGATGAATTGCAAGACGTGATTGAGCGGATTGAGAATAAGCAACAGTATTCTTATGATCCGAACGGGATTGAATAA
- a CDS encoding WD40/YVTN/BNR-like repeat-containing protein: METEFSATAITKLRDGKLLLATTYNGLFIEKNGEWKQILTGFQKRIRDLHSEDNVVYGVGDEGVFIRSMNGGETWTIQRFPTKATSWNVCSNENGTVIAHGDKTLYHSNNFGSTWETIQPFLNYDSEAPSIRSLFLYKHYLFIGTKIHTKYGGVWLFDLETRKLKRIKIAMNQMISALTIHNSYLVAASGSCRGINGNISFCKIDESIENEKICWHTCQSEQKASSYLDLSVDQHVLYTTSTQNKAGISTVCRVLLEEGIVTVCDSVKGHGWRIVNEKEDYVVAGSGELKTMQWKKKAV, translated from the coding sequence GTGGAAACAGAGTTCAGTGCAACCGCTATTACAAAGTTAAGAGATGGAAAGCTTTTGTTAGCTACTACATATAATGGTTTATTCATTGAAAAAAATGGAGAATGGAAACAGATTTTAACTGGATTCCAAAAACGAATTCGAGATTTACATAGTGAAGATAACGTAGTTTACGGAGTAGGAGACGAAGGAGTTTTTATTCGTAGTATGAATGGTGGAGAAACGTGGACGATCCAGCGCTTTCCAACGAAAGCAACGAGCTGGAATGTATGTAGTAATGAAAATGGAACAGTAATTGCTCATGGAGATAAAACACTGTATCATTCTAATAATTTTGGTTCCACATGGGAGACTATTCAGCCATTTCTTAATTACGATAGCGAGGCACCATCTATTCGATCATTATTTTTATATAAACATTACTTATTTATCGGTACGAAAATACATACTAAATATGGTGGTGTTTGGCTTTTTGATTTAGAGACACGTAAATTAAAAAGGATTAAAATAGCGATGAACCAGATGATTTCTGCGTTGACTATACATAATTCCTATTTAGTAGCGGCAAGTGGATCGTGCAGGGGAATTAATGGGAATATTTCTTTTTGTAAAATAGATGAGAGTATTGAGAATGAAAAAATATGTTGGCATACATGTCAAAGTGAACAAAAAGCGAGTAGCTATTTAGATTTAAGTGTAGATCAACATGTGTTATATACAACGTCAACGCAAAATAAGGCGGGAATTAGCACTGTTTGCCGTGTGCTTCTTGAAGAAGGAATTGTTACAGTATGTGATTCGGTTAAAGGGCATGGTTGGCGCATTGTGAATGAAAAAGAAGACTATGTTGTAGCTGGATCAGGTGAATTAAAAACGATGCAATGGAAGAAAAAAGCTGTATAG
- a CDS encoding acetate uptake transporter — MSNQTTTHHVKMTTADPSGIGLFGLAMVTLVASSQKLGLTDGVSLVLPWAIFLGGFAQIFACIHDAKHNNTFGTTAFGAYGLFWLGVGMTWLIQLGVFGEKLAQTADSKQLGVAFIGYLIFTIFMTIGAMETHKVLFMIFVLIDFLFIGLSLSTLGVMPHAMHNLAAYSELCISLLSFYGSAAAVLNTHFGKVVLPVGKPFGIFKK, encoded by the coding sequence ATGAGCAATCAAACTACTACACATCATGTGAAAATGACAACAGCAGATCCATCTGGAATAGGTCTATTTGGATTAGCGATGGTAACACTTGTAGCATCGTCTCAAAAGTTAGGCTTAACAGATGGCGTTTCACTTGTATTACCATGGGCAATCTTTTTAGGAGGATTTGCACAAATCTTTGCATGCATTCACGATGCAAAGCACAACAATACGTTCGGTACAACAGCATTTGGTGCGTACGGCCTATTTTGGTTAGGTGTTGGAATGACTTGGTTAATTCAACTTGGAGTATTTGGCGAAAAATTAGCCCAAACTGCAGATTCAAAACAGCTTGGTGTAGCCTTTATCGGATACTTGATTTTCACGATCTTTATGACAATTGGTGCAATGGAAACACATAAAGTATTATTTATGATTTTCGTCCTTATTGATTTCTTATTTATCGGTCTTTCATTAAGTACTTTAGGTGTTATGCCGCACGCAATGCATAATTTAGCAGCGTATTCTGAACTATGTATTTCATTATTATCTTTCTATGGTTCAGCAGCAGCCGTGTTAAATACACACTTCGGAAAAGTTGTATTACCAGTTGGAAAACCATTTGGTATTTTTAAAAAGTAA
- a CDS encoding flavodoxin has protein sequence MAKILIAYASMSGNTESIADLIKVSLDAFDHEVVLQEMEGMDAEELLAYDGIILGSYTWGDGELPFEAEDFHDELENIDLTGKKVAVFGSGDTAYELFCEAVTIFEERLVKCGAELVQEGLKIELAPEDKEDVEKCSDFAIAFAEKF, from the coding sequence GTGGCGAAAATTTTAATAGCGTATGCAAGTATGTCAGGGAATACGGAGAGTATTGCTGATTTAATTAAAGTAAGTTTAGATGCCTTTGATCATGAAGTAGTATTACAAGAGATGGAAGGTATGGATGCTGAAGAATTATTAGCTTATGATGGAATCATTTTAGGATCTTATACGTGGGGTGATGGTGAATTACCATTTGAAGCGGAAGATTTCCATGATGAGTTAGAAAATATAGATTTAACGGGTAAAAAAGTGGCTGTTTTTGGATCAGGTGATACGGCGTATGAACTGTTTTGTGAAGCGGTAACGATATTTGAAGAACGTCTTGTAAAATGCGGGGCAGAACTCGTACAAGAAGGATTGAAAATTGAATTAGCTCCAGAAGATAAAGAAGACGTTGAAAAATGCAGTGATTTTGCAATTGCTTTTGCCGAGAAGTTCTAA
- the cspB gene encoding cold shock-like protein CspB, translating to MQNGKVKWFNAEKGFGFIEVEGGEDVFVHFSAIQGDGFKSLEEGQEVTFEVEQGNRGPQATNVNKK from the coding sequence ATGCAAAACGGTAAAGTAAAATGGTTTAACGCAGAAAAAGGTTTCGGTTTCATCGAAGTTGAAGGCGGAGAAGACGTATTCGTTCATTTCTCAGCTATCCAAGGCGACGGCTTCAAATCTTTAGAAGAAGGTCAAGAAGTTACTTTCGAAGTAGAACAAGGTAACCGTGGACCTCAAGCTACAAACGTAAACAAGAAGTAA
- a CDS encoding phosphodiester glycosidase family protein, with protein MKKIFIRLLKISSLLTALLLTVGAIILFGTSYGHNLRVIAAESILTSQHPQYAKITLLSDNELNDISQSITNPKWKNSEFANTKLSKQELERKKNLPLTVSIETVKKKYNDHFFEGKLMTISNPLNVKLVTQQGSQGKDVGEKIYVMAKRNHALAAVNASGFWDETGHGGGKTGIGIVMENGKVINTPQDINTPTLVSGLTKYGQMVSGEFSANQLLNKNVVSAAGFMPQLIVNGEKMITNDGGWGYGPRSIMAQKKDGSIMFFIIDGRQPHSIGASLRDCQDILYEKGAINAMAMDGGSSATLYAMGDILNIPSTLSHKSRYLPNAWVVTANPKQQVHVTIDGNPASSQKISEMTGSTTVAINK; from the coding sequence ATGAAAAAAATTTTTATTAGACTTTTAAAAATATCATCCCTTTTGACAGCACTATTATTAACAGTGGGTGCCATTATTCTATTTGGCACTTCATACGGCCATAATTTACGTGTCATCGCAGCGGAAAGTATTTTAACGTCTCAACATCCGCAATACGCAAAAATTACATTACTGTCTGATAACGAGTTAAATGATATTTCTCAATCCATTACAAATCCAAAATGGAAAAATAGCGAGTTTGCCAATACAAAACTTTCAAAACAAGAATTAGAGCGAAAGAAAAATTTACCACTAACTGTTTCGATTGAAACAGTTAAGAAAAAATATAACGACCATTTTTTCGAAGGTAAATTAATGACTATTAGTAATCCATTAAATGTAAAGCTCGTTACACAACAAGGTTCACAAGGAAAAGACGTTGGGGAAAAAATATATGTCATGGCAAAACGAAACCATGCACTTGCTGCTGTAAATGCTAGTGGGTTCTGGGATGAAACGGGGCATGGTGGTGGTAAAACAGGCATCGGTATTGTTATGGAAAACGGGAAGGTCATAAACACACCGCAAGACATTAATACCCCTACTCTCGTTAGTGGACTTACAAAATACGGACAAATGGTTTCAGGAGAGTTTTCTGCTAATCAACTGTTAAATAAGAATGTCGTTTCCGCTGCTGGCTTTATGCCTCAACTAATTGTAAATGGCGAAAAAATGATTACAAATGATGGCGGATGGGGCTATGGTCCCCGAAGTATTATGGCCCAGAAAAAAGATGGATCAATTATGTTTTTCATCATTGATGGAAGACAACCTCATAGTATCGGAGCTTCTTTAAGGGACTGCCAAGATATTCTTTATGAAAAAGGGGCCATAAATGCAATGGCAATGGACGGGGGCTCGTCAGCGACATTGTACGCAATGGGAGACATTTTAAACATCCCTTCAACCTTATCTCATAAATCACGCTATTTACCAAACGCCTGGGTTGTTACCGCGAACCCTAAGCAACAAGTTCATGTAACAATAGACGGCAACCCCGCAAGCTCTCAAAAGATTTCCGAAATGACAGGATCTACTACTGTAGCTATAAATAAATAA
- a CDS encoding exonuclease, with translation MKNATHFIVFDIERNFRPYKSEDPSEIVDIGAVKIDASTMKIIGEFSELVKPSASLTRHTTKLTGITKQDLIGVEKFPQIIEKFIKFIGEDSIFISWGKEDYRFLSHDCTLHGVECPCMEKESRFDVQKFVFQAYEELFEHTPSLQFAVEQLDLTWEGRQHRAFADAENTANIFLKAYSERDINKRYKRHGELELVKNGKLTEKAKKKMRKWVFKEMKKSAERPFVWSAFESSDTWESIMERYYISESAVELLKKHFPTAVRKAERQLRYLAEMEENTEVK, from the coding sequence TTGAAAAACGCTACACATTTCATTGTGTTTGATATTGAAAGGAATTTTAGGCCTTATAAATCGGAAGATCCGTCAGAAATAGTTGATATTGGAGCTGTAAAAATAGATGCGAGTACGATGAAGATTATTGGAGAATTTTCAGAGTTAGTAAAACCAAGTGCCTCATTAACTCGTCATACAACAAAATTAACTGGAATTACAAAGCAAGATTTAATTGGTGTAGAGAAGTTCCCTCAAATTATAGAGAAATTTATTAAGTTTATCGGAGAAGATTCTATATTTATTTCATGGGGAAAAGAAGATTATCGTTTTCTATCTCACGATTGTACATTACATGGTGTAGAATGCCCATGCATGGAAAAAGAGAGCAGATTTGATGTGCAAAAATTTGTTTTCCAAGCGTATGAAGAATTATTTGAGCATACACCAAGTTTACAATTTGCAGTGGAGCAGCTTGATTTAACGTGGGAAGGTAGGCAACATCGTGCTTTCGCAGATGCTGAGAATACAGCGAATATATTTCTTAAAGCATATAGTGAGAGAGATATTAATAAGCGATACAAGAGACATGGTGAGCTTGAACTTGTAAAGAACGGAAAACTAACAGAAAAAGCGAAAAAAAAGATGCGAAAATGGGTATTTAAAGAAATGAAAAAAAGTGCAGAGCGTCCTTTTGTATGGAGTGCATTTGAAAGTAGTGACACGTGGGAAAGTATAATGGAAAGATATTATATAAGTGAATCTGCAGTAGAACTTCTAAAAAAACACTTTCCTACTGCAGTGAGAAAGGCAGAGCGGCAACTTAGGTATTTGGCTGAGATGGAGGAGAATACAGAGGTTAAATGA